In a genomic window of uncultured Sphaerochaeta sp.:
- a CDS encoding type II toxin-antitoxin system RelB/DinJ family antitoxin: MSMKADTSMTIRMNREVKQKAQKIFADLGMDMTTAINVFLRQAIQHKGFPFDVVLTIPNEVTLDAMEAAEHEKVYGPFDSVSTLMDELNA, from the coding sequence ATGTCGATGAAAGCCGATACCAGCATGACAATCCGCATGAATCGGGAAGTGAAGCAAAAAGCACAGAAGATTTTTGCCGACCTTGGTATGGACATGACAACTGCGATCAATGTATTTCTCAGACAAGCAATCCAACACAAGGGTTTTCCCTTTGATGTAGTCCTCACTATACCCAACGAAGTGACGCTCGATGCGATGGAAGCGGCTGAGCATGAGAAGGTATATGGGCCATTCGATAGCGTCTCAACCTTAATGGATGAGCTGAATGCTTAA
- a CDS encoding type II toxin-antitoxin system YafQ family toxin, whose amino-acid sequence MLKPEFTGQFKKDYKIAVKRGCDPKKLEEVITILCAEQPLPQSYRDHPLVNSRNFQGMRECHIQPDWLLVYKIIQQTLILKLIRTGTHSDLF is encoded by the coding sequence ATGCTTAAACCTGAATTCACGGGACAATTCAAGAAAGATTATAAGATAGCGGTAAAGCGGGGGTGTGATCCCAAGAAGTTGGAGGAAGTCATTACGATTCTCTGTGCTGAGCAGCCTCTTCCCCAGTCCTATCGGGATCATCCTCTTGTCAATTCAAGAAATTTTCAGGGGATGAGAGAATGTCACATTCAGCCAGATTGGTTGCTTGTGTATAAGATTATACAGCAAACGCTTATCCTAAAGCTGATTCGAACAGGCACGCATAGCGATCTATTCTGA
- a CDS encoding HipA domain-containing protein: MDYSQYPKNQKFYSGSEEKIGISIGSTDYILKFQKPSETGLLNNTICEYIGCHVFQMLGMNVQRTFLGTYEGRNVVALEDFITAGQQFVPFNEVGDSSLEHDRETYQYSYADVMRMLQENTKLTKIPETINQFWRIYIIDALLGNFDRHGANWGFIKESNRYTLAPVFDNGSCLFPRIHTDEACLEILCDEHEVNKRVFLFPTSQIKLDNMKSSYFEVIHSLQFPECNTALLDIVGKMDMQRIAIFIDSIEQISEIQKRFYRTILQVRFEKILEASYKKLRGEAVCE, translated from the coding sequence ATGGATTATTCCCAATATCCGAAGAACCAAAAATTCTATTCAGGCAGCGAAGAAAAGATAGGTATTTCCATCGGTTCCACCGATTATATTCTCAAGTTTCAAAAACCCTCAGAAACAGGGCTGTTGAATAATACCATTTGTGAGTATATCGGTTGCCATGTTTTCCAGATGCTGGGTATGAACGTGCAAAGAACATTTCTTGGAACATATGAAGGGAGAAATGTCGTAGCACTGGAAGATTTCATCACGGCAGGCCAACAGTTTGTTCCTTTCAACGAAGTGGGGGACTCTTCTCTGGAGCATGATCGGGAGACTTATCAGTACTCATACGCTGACGTGATGAGGATGCTCCAAGAGAACACCAAATTGACGAAAATTCCCGAGACGATCAACCAGTTTTGGCGAATATATATCATTGACGCCTTGTTGGGAAATTTCGATAGACATGGTGCGAACTGGGGCTTTATCAAGGAGTCCAATCGCTATACGCTTGCTCCTGTTTTCGATAATGGATCCTGCCTTTTTCCGAGAATACACACTGATGAGGCATGCTTGGAAATATTGTGCGATGAACATGAGGTCAACAAACGGGTTTTTCTATTTCCTACATCCCAAATTAAGCTTGATAATATGAAGAGTTCCTATTTTGAAGTCATACACAGCCTGCAATTTCCCGAGTGTAATACTGCATTACTGGATATCGTGGGCAAGATGGATATGCAACGTATTGCAATCTTCATTGATTCAATTGAACAGATCAGTGAAATCCAGAAAAGGTTTTATAGGACCATCCTGCAAGTACGGTTTGAGAAGATTCTTGAAGCTTCCTACAAGAAATTGCGAGGGGAGGCAGTATGCGAATGA
- a CDS encoding four-carbon acid sugar kinase family protein → MNTIAVAELATYKKPDTTLLDAALDKALHHLNRKILVLDDDPTGVQTVHGIAVYTHWDLKSMRSMFEEPASMVFILTNSRGMTAEETRQIHQTIMQRVVQVSQEKQQPFLVISRSDSTLRGHYPLETEVIRQTVESLTSLRYDGEVIIPFFMEGGRYTLGDIHYVKEGEQLIPAGQTEFARDKTFGYKASDLKAWCEEKTQGRFPAPTVTSIALEDLRSVNIDKITSQLMGVQHFNKIVVNAIGYEDVKVFVLALAKALEQGKEFLFRSAAALTKVIGNVGDKPLLTRKDLIRGGSTNGGIIIVGSHVNKTTKQLEALTNSALPLLAIEFNQHLVVTPEGLEPEVQRVVALAERTLSEGKSVVISTRRDRFDLMTDDKEAQLRVSVKISDSLTSIVERLSIRPSFIIAKGGITSSDVGTKALKVKRALVMGQIKPGIPVWMTGKESKYPDLPYVIFPGNVGEVDTLREIMEILMG, encoded by the coding sequence ATGAACACCATCGCTGTTGCAGAACTTGCCACTTACAAGAAGCCGGATACCACACTGCTTGACGCAGCCTTGGACAAAGCTCTTCACCACTTGAATAGAAAAATCCTTGTGCTTGATGACGATCCTACCGGGGTGCAGACAGTCCATGGTATAGCTGTCTACACCCATTGGGATCTGAAAAGCATGCGCAGCATGTTCGAAGAGCCTGCCTCAATGGTTTTCATCCTTACCAACTCACGGGGAATGACTGCCGAAGAAACCCGCCAGATTCATCAAACAATCATGCAGCGGGTCGTGCAGGTTTCTCAGGAGAAGCAGCAGCCCTTCCTGGTAATCAGCAGAAGTGACTCAACGCTGCGAGGTCATTACCCCCTGGAAACCGAAGTCATTCGACAGACTGTTGAATCATTGACTTCCCTCCGGTATGACGGAGAGGTGATCATCCCCTTCTTCATGGAAGGCGGGCGATACACCCTTGGTGACATTCATTATGTGAAAGAGGGGGAACAGCTCATTCCTGCCGGCCAGACAGAGTTCGCCAGGGACAAGACATTCGGTTACAAGGCTTCCGATCTCAAGGCCTGGTGTGAGGAGAAGACCCAAGGCCGATTCCCTGCACCTACAGTAACCTCGATTGCGTTGGAGGACCTGCGCTCAGTCAATATCGACAAGATTACCAGCCAGCTCATGGGCGTGCAGCACTTCAACAAAATCGTAGTCAATGCAATAGGCTACGAGGATGTGAAAGTGTTTGTACTCGCCCTTGCCAAGGCACTTGAACAGGGCAAGGAGTTCCTGTTCCGCAGTGCTGCCGCACTTACGAAGGTGATCGGTAATGTGGGAGACAAACCTCTGTTGACACGAAAAGACCTCATACGAGGTGGTTCTACCAATGGTGGCATCATCATAGTAGGATCGCACGTGAACAAAACCACCAAGCAGCTTGAGGCACTTACAAACAGTGCCCTGCCGCTTCTGGCAATTGAGTTCAACCAACATCTGGTTGTCACTCCCGAAGGCCTTGAGCCGGAAGTACAGCGGGTGGTTGCTTTGGCTGAAAGAACTCTTTCAGAAGGCAAAAGCGTGGTTATCTCTACTCGACGTGATCGCTTTGACCTGATGACAGATGACAAGGAAGCTCAGCTGAGAGTGTCGGTAAAAATCTCCGATTCCCTCACCAGCATCGTCGAAAGACTATCCATCCGACCCAGCTTCATCATTGCCAAAGGGGGCATCACGTCCAGCGACGTAGGGACCAAAGCGCTTAAGGTCAAGAGAGCCTTGGTCATGGGCCAGATCAAACCAGGCATCCCTGTCTGGATGACAGGAAAGGAGAGCAAGTATCCTGACCTGCCGTATGTGATCTTCCCCGGGAATGTCGGAGAGGTGGATACCCTGCGCGAGATTATGGAAATTCTGATGGGATAG
- a CDS encoding NAD(P)-binding domain-containing protein, whose translation MQTAVGFVGLGIMGLPMAKNLAAKGFSVVAFDIDAERVKLAGASNILGASIADIGNQCTVVFTSLPNGKIAKMAITETGGLSSYLAEGSIVVDTSSITPNESRYIAAELEKRGIDFLDAPVSGGEPKAIDGTLAFMVGGKQAAFEKVMPYLKAMGSSFVRIGESGSGSITKLVNQIIVNLNIAVLGEALVFAQKAGADPELVFQAIRNGLAGSTVMEAKTPMILARDFKPGGKLSINRKDIGNVLETAHELEIPVPFTAQLFEIMQSLKAKGLMEEDHAALVKHFEELARLNP comes from the coding sequence ATGCAGACAGCAGTTGGATTTGTGGGTTTGGGCATCATGGGACTGCCAATGGCGAAGAATTTGGCAGCGAAAGGCTTTTCGGTAGTTGCATTCGACATCGATGCAGAGCGAGTGAAGCTGGCCGGGGCAAGCAATATCCTGGGAGCGAGCATTGCAGACATTGGAAACCAGTGTACGGTTGTCTTCACTTCCCTCCCGAACGGCAAGATTGCGAAGATGGCAATCACCGAGACGGGAGGCCTCTCTTCATATCTGGCTGAAGGAAGCATCGTGGTCGATACGAGCTCCATAACCCCCAATGAATCCAGATATATCGCAGCAGAGCTTGAAAAGAGGGGCATCGACTTTCTGGATGCGCCTGTCAGCGGAGGAGAACCCAAGGCCATAGACGGCACCCTCGCCTTCATGGTGGGAGGAAAGCAAGCGGCCTTTGAGAAAGTCATGCCCTACCTGAAAGCCATGGGTTCCTCGTTTGTACGAATTGGAGAGTCCGGAAGCGGTTCCATCACCAAGCTGGTCAATCAGATTATCGTGAACCTCAATATTGCTGTCTTGGGAGAAGCTTTGGTATTCGCCCAAAAAGCAGGGGCAGATCCAGAGCTTGTCTTCCAAGCCATCCGCAATGGATTGGCAGGGAGTACCGTGATGGAAGCAAAAACACCAATGATACTCGCAAGGGATTTCAAACCTGGAGGGAAGCTCTCCATCAACCGCAAGGATATTGGGAATGTTCTTGAGACAGCACATGAACTGGAAATTCCTGTGCCATTTACCGCACAACTTTTCGAGATCATGCAAAGCCTGAAAGCAAAGGGTTTGATGGAAGAGGATCACGCTGCCCTTGTCAAACACTTCGAAGAACTTGCCAGGCTGAACCCCTAG
- the aceE gene encoding pyruvate dehydrogenase (acetyl-transferring), homodimeric type, translated as MSKQMYYDPDPAETKDWLESLEGVIEHEGKQKTDYLLSELTQAARKKGVATSPGVVSPYINTTLVDAALLPPEESLIARNVSAFVRWNAMVMVAKANEGGKGLGGHIASYSSSSAMYEVGFNWFFKGPESEYGADLIYFQGHSSPGMYARAFIEGRLTEDQLDHFRQETEGKGLSSYPHPYLMPEFWQFPTVSMGLGPSMAIYQARFMKYLDDRGLKKSGDRKVWVFMGDGESDEPESLAALSLASREKLDNLIFVVNCNLQRLDGPVRGNGKIIQELEGKFRGAGWNVIKVIWGTEWDSILEKDTKGLLLQKLATMVDGEFQTLQAKGPAYLREKLFSGDSYLESLIEGKTDKDLWQLSRGGHDPRKIYQAFHAASNHKGAPTVILFKTIKGYGMGSGEGAMGAHNLKHMEEQDLLAFRDHFHVPIDDEQAKKMVFIKPDPESQEGKFLARRRELMGGPVPYRYKDGDTLVVPPLASFDDMVASTGERELSTTMAFVRLLTKLVKDKNMGERIVPIVSDEARTFGMEGLFRQIGIYAPDGQLYEPVDKDSFLWYREDKKGQILEEGISEAGAISSWIAAATSYANHQVSMIPFFIFYSMFGFQRIGDFIWAAGDSGAKGFLLGATAGRTTLNGEGLQHEDGHGLLLASTHPTCQAYDPTFSYELAVIIQDGLKRMYEDNEDIFYYITLMNENYTHPEMPKGAEEGIKKGAYLFRKAKKGKKPVVQLMGSGTILREVIAASDLLSQDFGVDSDIWSILGVNELHRDGVEAERYNLTHPEGKAKVPYLTKIMEGHEGPVVISTDYLRAYPEQIRRLIPNQKVTILGTDGFGRSDFREALRKFFEVDRYYIAIAALKGLADEGAIPAKTVSEAIKKYGIDVDKPNPLLS; from the coding sequence ATGAGTAAACAGATGTATTATGACCCGGACCCGGCGGAAACCAAAGATTGGTTGGAATCGTTGGAGGGGGTTATCGAGCACGAAGGTAAGCAGAAAACCGATTACTTGCTATCCGAGCTTACCCAAGCAGCCCGAAAGAAAGGTGTTGCTACCTCTCCTGGAGTCGTAAGTCCCTACATAAACACAACCCTTGTTGATGCGGCACTCCTCCCGCCGGAAGAGTCCCTCATTGCCCGCAATGTATCTGCGTTTGTTCGCTGGAATGCCATGGTGATGGTAGCCAAGGCGAATGAGGGCGGAAAAGGGTTGGGCGGCCATATCGCCAGCTACTCCTCCTCATCGGCGATGTATGAGGTCGGGTTCAACTGGTTCTTCAAGGGTCCGGAGTCTGAATACGGTGCAGACCTGATCTATTTCCAAGGTCACTCATCCCCAGGCATGTATGCCAGGGCTTTCATTGAAGGAAGACTGACCGAGGACCAGCTCGATCATTTCAGACAGGAAACAGAGGGCAAAGGGCTCTCATCCTATCCTCACCCCTACCTGATGCCTGAGTTCTGGCAGTTCCCGACCGTCTCCATGGGGCTTGGCCCATCGATGGCCATCTATCAGGCACGCTTCATGAAATATTTGGATGACAGGGGACTGAAGAAGAGTGGTGACAGGAAAGTCTGGGTCTTCATGGGTGATGGCGAATCTGATGAACCGGAGTCCTTGGCCGCCCTTTCTCTTGCTTCCAGGGAGAAACTGGATAACCTCATCTTTGTGGTGAACTGCAACCTGCAGCGTCTCGATGGGCCGGTTCGCGGCAACGGGAAAATCATCCAGGAACTCGAAGGAAAGTTCAGGGGTGCAGGCTGGAACGTCATCAAGGTCATCTGGGGTACGGAGTGGGACTCCATCCTGGAAAAGGACACGAAGGGTTTGCTCTTGCAGAAACTTGCAACCATGGTTGACGGGGAGTTCCAGACCTTGCAGGCCAAGGGACCTGCTTATCTGCGCGAGAAACTCTTCTCTGGGGATTCGTACCTTGAGTCCCTCATTGAGGGCAAGACCGATAAGGACCTCTGGCAGCTGAGCAGAGGTGGCCATGACCCCAGAAAGATCTACCAGGCATTCCATGCTGCCTCAAACCATAAGGGGGCTCCCACCGTAATCCTGTTCAAGACGATCAAGGGGTATGGCATGGGCAGCGGAGAAGGCGCAATGGGTGCCCACAATCTCAAGCACATGGAAGAGCAGGATCTTCTTGCCTTCCGTGACCACTTCCATGTACCCATTGATGACGAGCAGGCCAAGAAGATGGTGTTCATCAAGCCCGATCCGGAGAGCCAGGAAGGAAAGTTCCTTGCAAGGCGCCGTGAGCTGATGGGAGGGCCTGTTCCGTACCGGTACAAGGATGGAGATACATTGGTAGTGCCTCCTCTTGCCAGTTTTGATGACATGGTTGCCTCCACCGGCGAGCGCGAGCTTTCCACCACCATGGCTTTTGTCCGCCTGCTCACCAAACTGGTGAAGGACAAGAACATGGGAGAGAGAATCGTTCCCATCGTCTCCGATGAGGCGCGGACATTCGGCATGGAAGGGTTGTTCAGACAAATCGGGATCTACGCACCGGATGGACAGCTGTACGAACCGGTGGACAAGGACTCCTTCCTGTGGTACCGCGAGGACAAGAAGGGACAGATTCTGGAAGAGGGCATCTCCGAGGCCGGAGCAATCTCCTCCTGGATAGCCGCGGCAACCAGCTATGCAAACCACCAGGTTTCCATGATTCCTTTCTTCATCTTCTATTCCATGTTCGGCTTCCAGCGCATCGGTGACTTCATCTGGGCCGCTGGGGACAGTGGGGCGAAGGGCTTCTTGCTGGGCGCAACCGCAGGAAGAACCACCTTGAACGGGGAAGGGCTGCAGCACGAGGATGGGCATGGACTGCTTTTGGCTTCCACCCACCCAACCTGCCAGGCTTACGACCCCACCTTCTCCTATGAACTTGCGGTGATCATCCAGGATGGGCTGAAGCGCATGTATGAGGATAATGAGGATATTTTCTACTACATCACCCTGATGAATGAGAACTACACCCATCCTGAGATGCCCAAGGGAGCTGAGGAAGGGATCAAGAAGGGTGCCTACCTCTTCCGGAAAGCCAAGAAGGGTAAGAAGCCTGTCGTACAGCTGATGGGAAGCGGAACCATCCTGCGGGAAGTCATTGCGGCTTCCGACCTGCTTTCCCAGGACTTTGGGGTGGATTCGGACATCTGGAGCATCCTTGGTGTCAACGAACTGCATCGTGACGGAGTTGAGGCTGAGCGTTACAACCTCACCCATCCGGAAGGCAAGGCGAAGGTTCCTTATCTTACCAAGATCATGGAAGGGCATGAGGGGCCGGTTGTGATCAGCACCGACTACCTTCGGGCCTATCCTGAGCAGATCAGAAGGCTCATCCCCAACCAGAAGGTGACCATCCTGGGTACCGATGGCTTTGGACGATCGGACTTCAGGGAAGCGCTGAGAAAGTTCTTTGAGGTTGACCGGTACTATATCGCCATTGCAGCGCTCAAGGGACTTGCTGACGAAGGGGCCATTCCTGCAAAGACTGTCAGTGAGGCGATCAAGAAGTATGGCATTGATGTTGATAAGCCCAACCCATTGTTGAGTTAA
- a CDS encoding 2-oxo acid dehydrogenase subunit E2, whose translation MAIKQILIPDIGDFEDVPIIDVYIKVGDVIDSDSSVVALESEKAVLDVPSPFAGTITKVLLKEGDTVSKGSLVAEIEVASEGEEEKPVEEPKKEQAEEPKKGEKTEPPKQEEKPEPVAEDTQPVAAAREEKPDLINEQAPGAVYHATPSLRTYARELGVDLARVKGSGPNGRILHEDVQALVKKALSGMGTATASFGKIELEDFSKYGETERRKLTRIQKISGPHLQKSWQIIPHVTQYDEADVTELEALRRTIKEEMKRSDDPVSISILPFIVKAVVAALKKFPEMNASFDEERGELILKHYYHIGIAVDTPEGLVVPVLKDADAKSVTDIARELASLSQKARERKLRPEDLSGGSFSISSLGGIGGTAFTPLINPPQVAIMGVSRLAKKPVWNGKEFVPRDVLPFSVAYDHRVIDGAAGVRFTTYLASLLGDLRRALL comes from the coding sequence ATGGCAATAAAACAAATACTCATCCCGGATATTGGGGATTTCGAAGATGTACCGATCATTGATGTGTACATCAAGGTCGGCGATGTCATCGATTCTGACAGCTCTGTGGTAGCTCTCGAAAGCGAGAAGGCTGTCCTTGATGTTCCTTCTCCCTTTGCAGGCACCATCACCAAGGTGCTGCTCAAGGAGGGTGATACGGTCTCCAAAGGGTCTTTGGTGGCTGAGATCGAGGTTGCTTCAGAAGGTGAGGAAGAAAAGCCTGTTGAAGAGCCGAAGAAAGAGCAGGCTGAGGAACCTAAGAAAGGAGAGAAGACAGAACCACCTAAGCAAGAAGAAAAACCGGAGCCGGTAGCTGAAGATACGCAACCGGTAGCGGCTGCAAGAGAAGAGAAACCCGATCTTATCAATGAGCAGGCACCGGGTGCTGTGTACCACGCGACGCCTTCTCTGCGTACTTACGCTCGTGAGCTGGGAGTCGATCTTGCAAGGGTGAAGGGCAGTGGGCCCAATGGACGGATTTTGCATGAGGATGTCCAGGCTCTGGTGAAGAAAGCGCTCAGCGGCATGGGCACTGCTACAGCCTCCTTCGGCAAGATTGAGCTGGAGGACTTCTCCAAGTATGGGGAGACCGAGCGCAGGAAGCTCACCCGCATCCAAAAGATTTCGGGTCCGCATCTGCAGAAGAGCTGGCAGATCATCCCCCATGTCACCCAGTATGACGAGGCTGATGTCACCGAACTGGAAGCCTTGCGAAGGACGATCAAGGAAGAAATGAAGAGAAGTGATGATCCTGTGAGCATCAGCATTCTTCCCTTCATCGTGAAGGCTGTGGTTGCGGCACTGAAGAAGTTCCCCGAGATGAATGCTTCCTTTGATGAGGAGCGTGGTGAGTTGATTCTCAAGCACTACTATCATATCGGGATTGCCGTCGATACGCCTGAGGGCCTGGTCGTTCCGGTGCTCAAGGATGCAGATGCGAAGAGTGTGACCGATATCGCACGCGAGCTCGCCTCATTGAGCCAGAAAGCACGGGAGAGGAAACTGAGGCCGGAGGATCTCTCCGGGGGTTCGTTCAGCATCTCAAGTCTTGGAGGTATCGGAGGCACTGCATTCACCCCGCTCATCAACCCACCGCAGGTAGCGATCATGGGCGTGTCGAGGTTGGCCAAGAAACCTGTCTGGAATGGCAAGGAGTTCGTTCCTCGTGACGTCCTCCCATTCTCTGTAGCCTATGACCATAGGGTCATTGATGGGGCTGCCGGCGTTCGTTTCACCACGTATCTCGCTTCCCTTTTGGGCGATTTGCGACGAGCACTGCTCTAA
- the lpdA gene encoding dihydrolipoyl dehydrogenase: protein MQEKKADLVVLGGGPGGYSAAFRAADLGRKVTLIEKSSVLGGVCLNVGCIPSKTLLHLAEVIEDAEKLAPLGVTFGKPTFDLEKIRAHRDSVVGTLTSGLDSLCKARKVERIVGTGTFLSDTELKVVTDKEELKLTFEDLIIAVGSRSVQIPGIPYDDERVWDSTKALELTHIPKRLAIIGGGIIGLEVATMYHALGSEITIIEMMDSLIPPADKDLKQPLVKKLKKQYSAIYTSTKVEKVEATKEALVLHLKGEKAPDSLEADAVLVAVGRKANSDGIALENTSINATQRGWIEVDKKLRTSVAHVFAIGDVVGDPMLAHKSSHQGKVAAEVASGHSSAFTPMGIPSVAYTSPEVAWIGLTEQEAKEKGLAFKKGAFPWSANGRALSAVASEGVSKALYDEKTGRLLGAGICGRNAGELISEAVLALEMGAVAQDIGLTIHPHPTLSETFALAAELAEGTATDTLNR, encoded by the coding sequence ATGCAAGAGAAGAAAGCTGACCTTGTGGTCCTCGGAGGAGGACCCGGTGGATACAGTGCAGCGTTCCGTGCTGCCGATCTGGGCAGGAAGGTGACGCTCATCGAAAAGAGTTCGGTACTGGGAGGAGTCTGCCTCAATGTGGGTTGCATTCCGTCCAAGACACTGCTGCACCTGGCCGAAGTGATTGAGGATGCCGAAAAGCTTGCGCCTCTTGGGGTGACGTTTGGCAAACCTACCTTTGATCTGGAGAAAATCAGGGCACATAGGGATTCGGTGGTGGGTACGCTTACTTCCGGTCTCGACTCGCTGTGCAAGGCAAGAAAGGTCGAGCGCATTGTGGGTACCGGTACGTTTCTCTCCGATACCGAGCTGAAGGTGGTTACCGACAAGGAGGAGCTGAAGCTTACGTTCGAGGACCTGATCATTGCAGTCGGTTCCCGATCGGTGCAGATACCGGGCATTCCCTACGATGATGAGCGTGTCTGGGACTCTACGAAAGCGTTGGAGCTTACGCACATCCCCAAGCGTCTTGCGATCATCGGGGGTGGGATCATAGGCTTGGAGGTGGCTACCATGTACCACGCTCTGGGTTCGGAGATTACCATCATTGAGATGATGGATTCCTTGATTCCTCCTGCCGACAAGGATCTCAAGCAGCCGCTGGTGAAAAAGCTCAAGAAGCAGTATTCGGCCATCTATACTTCCACGAAAGTGGAGAAGGTGGAGGCAACGAAGGAGGCTCTGGTTCTCCATCTGAAGGGGGAGAAGGCTCCTGACTCCCTTGAGGCTGATGCTGTGTTGGTGGCAGTGGGAAGGAAAGCCAATTCCGATGGCATTGCCTTGGAGAATACGTCCATCAATGCGACACAGCGCGGCTGGATCGAGGTGGACAAGAAGTTGAGGACCAGTGTCGCTCATGTGTTTGCCATTGGGGATGTGGTGGGAGACCCAATGCTTGCCCACAAGAGCAGTCACCAGGGCAAGGTGGCCGCTGAGGTTGCTTCAGGGCACTCGTCTGCATTCACTCCCATGGGAATCCCATCGGTTGCCTACACAAGCCCTGAGGTGGCTTGGATCGGCCTGACCGAACAGGAAGCCAAGGAGAAAGGTCTTGCATTCAAGAAGGGGGCTTTCCCCTGGTCTGCCAATGGCAGGGCTTTGAGTGCTGTCGCTTCCGAAGGGGTGAGCAAGGCGCTCTATGATGAGAAGACGGGGCGCTTGCTGGGTGCCGGGATCTGCGGCAGGAATGCCGGGGAGCTTATCTCCGAGGCAGTGCTTGCCCTTGAGATGGGTGCTGTTGCCCAGGATATCGGCCTGACCATCCATCCGCACCCAACGCTCAGCGAGACTTTTGCGCTGGCTGCAGAGCTTGCGGAAGGGACTGCCACTGATACGCTGAATAGGTAG
- a CDS encoding GNAT family N-acetyltransferase, with protein sequence MQKLNNPEKASLLFEEHQDTMLAACLQGAMGEIYVDEQEKPASAIAVVGDFARLGGQPSEGLLREFARIRRQSYLILVGPDQGWNRLIEEVFGNKARAFNRYALKKTEHSFDKAGLQSTVEALKEGYVLKPIDEYLYHQCLSQSWSKDLVSLFPSYELYAEHGLGFCALKDGVVVSGASSYYYYPGGIEIEVDTHPEQRRQGLAAACSAKLILTCLQNGLFPSWDAHTKESLQLALRLGYQFDHEYAAYELLTV encoded by the coding sequence ATGCAGAAACTCAACAACCCAGAGAAAGCCTCACTTCTTTTCGAAGAACACCAAGATACCATGCTCGCTGCCTGCTTGCAGGGAGCCATGGGGGAAATCTATGTCGATGAGCAGGAAAAGCCAGCTAGCGCTATTGCTGTGGTAGGGGACTTCGCTCGCCTGGGAGGACAACCTTCAGAGGGGTTGCTTCGGGAGTTTGCCAGGATACGGAGACAATCCTATCTGATACTGGTTGGCCCAGACCAAGGATGGAATAGGCTCATCGAGGAGGTCTTTGGAAACAAGGCACGGGCATTCAACCGCTATGCACTGAAAAAGACTGAGCACAGCTTCGACAAAGCAGGGCTGCAAAGCACTGTAGAGGCGCTGAAGGAAGGGTATGTCCTGAAGCCCATAGACGAGTATCTGTATCACCAATGCCTCTCCCAGTCTTGGTCCAAGGACTTGGTTTCGCTGTTTCCAAGCTATGAGCTGTACGCCGAACACGGGCTAGGTTTCTGTGCTCTCAAGGATGGAGTGGTGGTAAGTGGAGCCTCTTCCTATTACTACTATCCGGGGGGAATCGAGATCGAGGTCGATACTCATCCAGAGCAAAGAAGGCAGGGATTGGCAGCAGCATGTTCTGCCAAGCTCATTCTCACGTGTCTTCAGAACGGTCTCTTTCCCTCTTGGGATGCCCATACCAAAGAGTCATTGCAGCTTGCCCTGAGACTGGGGTATCAGTTCGATCATGAGTATGCTGCCTATGAGCTTTTGACTGTGTAG